The Pecten maximus chromosome 11, xPecMax1.1, whole genome shotgun sequence genome has a segment encoding these proteins:
- the LOC117337245 gene encoding uncharacterized protein LOC117337245 encodes MEVCSPEIGLKLSPPCDAIKQSATDIPDSRQLSSKETTSSSSSPTMQELTLHSASIKQFDNGDKISSAISSATNPGATRPKLLAELTSARAKQLSAPTLTGGASPTVNVGQEKAVRSESPIIIIENISKVFPVSFHSHGQKTLHNLIPSESQLTKKASHQGSPPVKRTTVTPSSCPDPNIKHQDAAITDSSRTTKETFKCEECDYASYNKHYLKQHVDLVHHADRPFKCPFCDYAGKRSHSLREHLIVHSNERPYECTHCNATFRKKGHLTNHTKLHQKTVFCNTCRKSIIHAELETHVKTCHAKENVFVCELCSFVAPDEKAILEHIKVHQSQQIYVCSTCKHMTSDFEAFVKHAETHQQTSANTDTEKADVIKSTSIKADLKQTILSKRAHDQEQEKMSPGPKVRLVPTGTSQSSSIPKVRPVSTAISQSSSVPTVRPATGQPSNVPKVRPVPTATSQPSNVSKVRPVPTATSQPSNVPKVRPVPTATSQPNKQDLLLKCSECGFVAPTTTLMKNHMWTHLQSMETPPSTSKEEFNSKKPTTEKMPSQEKSVYKCVECDFMCDEAYNFVVHMLAHKPELQHSNVPSIPVPSSKPVNNLPMQSSPSLAVPLTSVPAQTVPVHSVPPQSSVMSSVPVSSVQIQHLKPGNTATNEKQVTSVPMTLVSLSNPSLVQSTSTAVSSTTVSATVTSTGMESASPSAIRHDLKESILAKQQKLPADGELPPFVHDRVNARYLCTICGYSCEFQRTIKAHIWKHSGNKDIEYPMFQNGPLSIYDSDVESKSCLNLTPSSVCMMEKAQRALKEPIIRVASQHTSVSPVAPALAHLLAARAMTGLTQEVTLPKATESEVKSVSVVQNSKEEGAVKESAEVDFISKLPSKPALKSSLGDDVETRSAKKETGTKLTKTPDEGHTEKTDKQDEVSLNTSITATDERSIVKNEKDELMDTASERLEMSKDNLEVDKQDAASPKTIGPAQGSNGAKKRKLSESKYDVNEMLQMVKMFCAPEDVESDPVAEQGNVVVETVDCVANLSGLTSIKSHQGSPRTNSGTTGSTEGEGNGGSEQDMECGDSGFMSDTNSSQSQVSSKVEHASMSTRLCSRRSGRLKERIINSLKQDNKEDVEQTTKQVLETGKRNADVQNDARQSKDDEEKEDLEEVDEDEEDIRPSSMAESAVTLLSLLKKGANHNPACPSSGPEVKDKQAEVTRTKDDNTEEKKPKSQGISSSLLAVIEQLRERSRSETDYDVESGKKGAKKKSRRLSAEDEDPMEKMDNVERIEEAEEDESRYRCKLCHYSNSSTFVMKQHMRLHKTKRPFECSLCDFMAESSEDLQNHMIKHCKVRTYQCKLCPSAFNYKSQLRAHMRAHNEKDVFACEECDFETGNPNLLRNHMSNCHEIKQYVCEVCEHRFVSKHQLRIHKKVMCNGEEEMPLTLCSDENKKETQDQKSQGKLHKQDFRCAKCDYVTNSFVRFGNHMKTHEEPKVLKCELCDFPAVSNRSLKSHMKRHINDQRFVQQPLEQYKCNLCGYVCHHLPSLKSHMWRHASDQNYSYEFTNEVINAAIDYDSRLDTKECCEEDVAEFNKTIREKMRIRLASQGITKDAESLCAVCWVTFRCCQCGFEVINKAQLNLHMKTHSDVIQWTLQVSQNSTAGSSTSGVQTSANNVDGGEGGSQVKQRSDRKGLELR; translated from the coding sequence ATGGAGGTATGCAGTCCAGAGATCGGTCTCAAGCTCTCTCCTCCATGTGATGCCATTAAACAAAGTGCTACAGACATCCCAGACAGCCGACAGTTATCCTCAAAGGAAACGACCAGTTCTAGCAGTTCCCCAACAATGCAGGAATTGACATTACACTCGGCCAGCATAAAACAATTTGACAATGGAGATAAAATCTCAAGTGCCATCTCTTCAGCTACAAATCCAGGAGCAACTCGTCCTAAGTTACTCGCAGAATTGACATCAGCGAGAGCCAAGCAATTATCTGCTCCAACTCTCACTGGTGGAGCAAGTCCAACTGTAAATGTAGGGCAGGAGAAAGCCGTCCGCTCAGAGAGTCCAATAATCATTATTGAAAACATCTCTAAAGTTTTTCCAGTGTCATTTCATTCTCATGGACAGAAAACATTGCACAATCTCATACCCAGTGAATCTCAACTGACTAAGAAAGCCTCCCATCAGGGTAGCCCTCCAGTGAAAAGGACAACCGTCACCCCATCCAGTTGTCCTGATCCTAATATCAAACATCAAGATGCTGCCATCACAGACAGCAGTCGGACAACCAAAGAAACATTTAAATGTGAAGAATGTGATTATGCCAGTTACAACAAACATTATTTGAAGCAGCATGTCGACCTTGTTCATCACGCTGATCGACCTTTCAAATGTCCATTCTGTGACTATGCTGGCAAACGCAGCCATTCCTTACGGGAACATTTGATAGTTCACTCTAATGAACGGCCATATGAGTGTACACATTGTAACGCTACCTTTAGAAAGAAAGGTCATCTCACTAACCACACAAAGCTCCATCAGAAGACCGTTTTCTGTAATACCTGTCGCAAATCAATAATTCACGCAGAACTGGAGACACATGTGAAAACATGCCATGCTAAGGAAAACGTCTTTGTTTGTGAACTTTGTAGTTTTGTGGCTCCAGACGAAAAAGCCATTTTGGAACACATCAAAGTGCACCAATCACAACAGATCTATGTGTGCAGCACATGTAAGCACATGACCAGTGACTTTGAGGCATTTGTTAAACATGCCGAAACACATCAACAGACATCTGCAAATACAGACACAGAAAAAGCAGATGTGATCAAGTCTACATCAATCAAGGCAGACCTAAAGCAAACCATCCTGTCCAAGCGTGCACATGACCAAGAGCAAGAAAAGATGTCACCTGGTCCTAAGGTGAGATTGGTACCAACAGGGACTAGTCAGTCCAGTAGTATTCCTAAAGTGAGACCGGTATCTACAGCCATTAGTCAGTCCAGTAGCGTTCCTACAGTAAGACCAGCGACTGGTCAGCCCAGTAACGTTCCTAAAGTTAGACCTGTACCTACAGCCACTAGTCAGCCAAGTAACGTTTCTAAAGTTAGACCTGTACCTACAGCCACTAGTCAGCCAAGTAACGTTCCTAAAGTTAGACCTGTACCTACAGCCACTTCCCAGCCTAATAAACAGGACCTTCTGCTGAAATGTTCTGAGTGTGGGTTTGTGGCTCCTACAACAACACTGATGAAGAACCACATGTGGACCCATTTACAGAGCATGGAAACCCCGCCCTCGACATCAAAGGAGGAATTCAACTCCAAGAAACCCACAACAGAAAAAATGCCTTCACAGGAAAAATCTGTGTACAAGTGTGTGGAATGTGACTTCATGTGTGATGAAGCATACAACTTTGTAGTGCACATGTTGGCACACAAACCTGAACTTCAGCATTCAAACGTACCGTCAATACCAGTGCCATCCTCAAAAcctgtaaacaatttacctaTGCAGTCATCACCAAGCCTAGCAGTACCGTTGACGTCCGTACCAGCACAAACTGTTCCTGTACACTCGGTTCCTCCCCAGTCATCAGTGATGTCGTCCGTTCCAGTGTCCTCGGTACAAATACAGCATTTAAAACCAGGGAATACAGCTACAAATGAAAAGCAAGTAACATCTGTTCCAATGACATTGGTTTCCCTTTCAAATCCTTCACTAGTACAGTCCACATCTACAGCAGTATCGTCAACTACTGTATCAGCTACAGTCACATCCACAGGCATGGAGTCAGCATCCCCTTCTGCCATTAGACATGATCTGAAAGAAAGTATCCTAGCTAAGCAACAAAAACTACCTGCAGAtggagagttacctcccttcgtcCATGACAGAGTGAATGCTCGATATCTTTGTACAATTTGTGGCTATAGCTGCGAGTTTCAGAGAACTATAAAAGCTCACATTTGGAAACATTCTGGTAACAAAGACATAGAATACCCCATGTTTCAAAATGGCCCACTCAGCATATACGATTCTGATGTAGAATCAAAATCCTGTTTGAATTTAACACCAAGCTCTGTTTGTATGATGGAAAAAGCACAGAGAGCATTGAAGGAACCAATCATAAGGGTTGCCTCCCAGCACACATCAGTCAGTCCTGTAGCTCCAGCCTTGGCTCATCTTTTGGCTGCAAGGGCCATGACTGGGCTCACACAGGAAGTGACCTTACCAAAGGCTACAGAGTCAGAGGTCAAATCTGTGTCAGTAGTCCAAAATTCTAAGGAGGAGGGTGCAGTGAAGGAGTCTGCTGAAGTAGATTTTATCTCCAAACTGCCATCAAAACCAGCCTTGAAATCTTCTCTTGGAGATGATGTAGAGACAAGATCTGCAAAGAAAGAGACAGGAACCAAACTTACAAAAACACCAGATGAAGGTCATACAGAGAAAACAGATAAACAAGATGAGGTCTCTCTAAATACCTCTATCACAGCAACTGATGAAAGATCTAttgtcaaaaatgaaaaagatgaGCTGATGGACACAGCAAGTGAGAGACTGGAAATGTCAAAGGACAATTTGGAAGTTGATAAACAAGACGCTGCATCTCCCAAAACCATAGGACCAGCTCAGGGATCAAATGGGGCTAAGAAACGAAAACTCAGTGAATCCAAGTATGATGTAAATGAAATGCTGCAGATGGTGAAAATGTTCTGTGCTCCGGAGGATGTAGAAAGTGATCCTGTGGCAGAGCAGGGGAACGTTGTGGTGGAAACAGTTGACTGCGTGGCTAACCTATCGGGATTGACCAGCATAAAGAGTCATCAGGGTAGTCCCCGCACAAACTCTGGAACAACAGGATCTACAGAGGGCGAAGGAAATGGTGGATCAGAACAGGACATGGAGTGTGGTGACTCTGGGTTCATGTCTGATACAAATTCGAGCCAATCACAAGTCTCATCTAAAGTGGAGCATGCCAGCATGTCAACTAGACTTTGTTCTAGGAGATCAGGAAGGTTGAAGGAAAGGATCATCAATTCTCTTAAACAAGATAACAAGGAGGACGTGGAGCAAACAACAAAACAGGTGTTGGAGACTGGGAAACGTAATGCAGATGTTCAAAATGATGCGAGGCAGAGCAAAGACGATGAAGAAAAAGAAGATTTGGAGGAAGTAGATGAAGATGAAGAGGACATTCGTCCATCCTCTATGGCAGAATCAGCAGTAACTTTACTGTCTCTGCTAAAAAAAGGAGCGAACCACAACCCTGCATGTCCATCATCAGGGCCAGAGGTCAAAGACAAACAGGCTGAGGTCACGAGAACCAAAGATGACaatacagaagaaaaaaaacctaaatCCCAAGGTATTTCCTCATCTCTGCTTGCTGTTATTGAACAGTTGAGAGAACGATCACGATCGGAAACAGACTATGACGTGGAATCTGGAAAGAAAGGTGCAAAAAAGAAATCTCGCCGACTGTCTGCGGAGGATGAGGATCCAATGGAGAAGATGGACAATGTTGAGCGTATTGAGGAGGCGGAGGAGGATGAGTCGAGATATCGATGTAAACTCTGTCACTATTCCAACTCCAGTACTTTTGTAATGAAGCAGCACATGCGCCTTCACAAGACCAAGCGTCCATTTGAGTGTTCATTATGTGACTTCATGGCGGAATCTAGTGAGGACTTGCAAAACCATATGATAAAACACTGTAAGGTGCGAACGTATCAATGTAAGTTGTGTCCGTCAGCATTTAACTACAAGAGTCAGCTGCGTGCTCACATGAGAGCACACAATGAGAAAGATGTCTTTGCTTGTGAGGAATGTGACTTTGAAACAGGAAACCCTAATTTATTGAGAAATCACATGAGCAATTgtcatgaaataaaacaatatgtgtGCGAGGTGTGTGAGCATAGATTTGTCTCGAAGCACCAGCTCAGAATTCATAAAAAGGTGATGTGTAATGGAGAAGAAGAAATGCCATTGACATTATGTTCAGATGAAAATAAGAAAGAAACACAGGATCAGAAATCTCAAGGAAAGTTGCACAAACAGGACTTCAGATGTGCAAAGTGTGATTATGTCACAAACTCTTTTGTCAGATTTGGAAATCACATGAAGACACATGAGGAGCCGAAAGTTCTGAAGTGTGAACTGTGCGACTTTCCTGCTGTGTCCAATCGTAGCCTCAAGTCACACATGAAGCGTCACATAAACGACCAACGGTTTGTGCAGCAGCCCTTGGAACAGTACAAGTGTAATCTTTGTGGCTATGTGTGTCACCACCTTCCTTCACTTAAATCACACATGTGGCGCCATGCCAGTGACCAGAACTACAGCTATGAATTCACAAACGAAGTCATCAATGCAGCAATCGATTATGACAGCCGACTCGACACCAAAGAATGCTGCGAGGAAGATGTTGCAGAGTTCAATAAAACAATCCGTGAAAAGATGCGAATTCGACTTGCTAGTCAGGGTATTACCAAAGATGCAGAGAGCTTATGTGCTGTTTGTTGGGTTACATTTCGATGCTGTCAGTGTGGATTTGAAGTTATAAATAAAGCACAGCTTAACTTGCACATGAAGACACACTCTGATGTAATTCAATGGACACTTCAGGTGTCCCAGAACAGCACAGCTGGGAGTAGTACAAGTGGAGTGCAAACTAGTGCTAATAATGTAGACGGTGGTGAAGGCGGAAGCCAGGTTAAACAAAGATCTGATAGGAAAGGACTAGAGTTAAGGTAA